The region CCCGTCCGGCTAATCTCTTCCTCCGGAAGGACTAGGCCCTTGAGATACGCATTCGCAGTCACGGCAACGAGTAAGCTCGCTCCGTAGTTCAGCAGGGACGTTACCTGCCGCAGCGCAAGCTTATCCGAGCAGGACTTGCTCCTTGTCGCCTCGGCGTCTCTGCGAGCCGGCTTGCGGCGCACAATACCTAGATTTGAGAAATGCGCGCGGCCGTCTAGGAGTGCTTGCTCTCCAGGTCGACTCGAAGTCGAAGCTGACGCAGCTGTAGTCGTAGTCGTAGTCGCAGTTGCAGCCGGCGGCACCCAAGGCGTAGGATCATCCTGCTCCGCCATAACAAGCTCCATACTTGCATCCCCACAAGGCGCACAGGTGCAGTACATGTAGATGCCAACATCGGGTCTGATTTCAAAAGGCGGCAAGACGGGACTGTCGCGGGTGAGTATGGGCCGGCGCCAAACATACGGCGAGAGTTTTTCGTCGCACGGCCGCCGATGGATTTCCTCGCGGCCTATGAATGCGTAGCACTCGGCGATAAGCCAGCGGTTGAATGCTCGCATTGCTAGGACTTCGGCGTGGCAGTCGTGGAGGACTAGGCCTTCGCATGTGCCGACTTTGGTTGCTGGGAGGCATTTTGCGCCGCTTCTAGAAGGCATTACTAACTGAGGGGATTGGGAGTATTAGGAGGGTTAATGGACTTACGTGACGGCGATACAGGTTACGGATTCTGATGGGGTGCCCTCGCCTGTGTGATGTTAGTAGATATACCCGACCAATATCAGTGCACACGACTTGATTCCAGGCAGGAAAAGCATAGACGATGAAGTATCAGTACTACGCCATTCCAGGCTCGACTCCCCGGAAACAACCCAAAGAGCAGAAACCCCACCTTTAACAAGGACAATTGCCGACATAGGAATCCATTGCCCAGTCCCATCATCGTTCACGACAGGCTTGCTGCCATTCGGCAAACCATTATAATATGTGTGAACCAGCGCGGCGATTCGCGACGCTAGTGAGCTATGAGCTGCTCCTGTATCTGCCATCGCCGAGTCCTTGTTAATCCCTCTGCTATAGACCGGCAGGTTGTTAAGATAAAATGTTCGCATGTTTCTCGGTACACGAGCATTGCTTAGGTAAGCAACTCACTGGAAGGTGCTCTCGTTAGTTAAGTTATGGCTGTTTGTTTATACTTCGActtttcattttcatttcAATTCCTGTTCCAATTTTATATCCATTTACATTTCTATTTCGTTGAATTTCATTCTCTTTCCATTGGTTCTCATTGGATTTCagtttccatttccatttccattccGTTTCCATTTCAATTTCAATATTTTTTGGGATCAATAGAACTTATGAATACggcttatttattatttactaggGAACAGCTGTTCTTTTGACTCAGGCCGCTTAGTATACAGTCGAGTAGGGCTCTCGAACCATATCAAGCTAATTACAGCAGTTAGGAAGTACCAGTACGTAGTGGGATATTTATAGCGATACAATCGGCTGGCACTCAAAATAACGTTTAAaacttaattaaaatctagtCTATAGTCTTACCATTTTTCTAGGAACGGGGCATTGGTATACTCTCAAAccccttcccttcttcgcgATGTGGAACAACAACCTGCAACCCTAATCGCCCACAGAAACCATCATGACTAGTAGTCCTCTCAGCAGAGCGGAAGGagccagctcctccttcatcgttGATAAAGGCCGCGTCTTGGACACGTTGCCCAGGCACTTCCTTCCGCCGGGGGTTAAACCAAGGCAAACCAACAAGGTGATTCCCGATATTATGGAGAATAGAGTAGAGTTTCTCAAAGCGCCGCGTAGTCCAAAGCCAGGATAGAGAGCGCTCGTCATATGCGACACGCACGAAAGGATTCATGTATATCCCTGTTTCCGTCACCTCGTTGTCCCCGGATTCCCCAATATGCTCCCTCGGGACCTGGATATCTGCATGGATGAGACAACACTCAGAAGCATCCCAGAACATATTCACATCCTGCGAGGCGCGGAAGCGAGCTGGGAGATTACCTCCTGCTGCTTCAGCAGCCAGCCTTCCTTTGTCGTGTTGGAAGAATTGAGCGTCGAATGCGACCATgcctccccagcagctgcGGACCGGCACAGCGTCTTTCCCGCTGAGAACGTCTTTGCGGCTTTGGGCGCTGCCGGAGTTCGAAAACCAGGGGTAAAAGGGCAGGCCCATGCTGTAGCCTTCCAGGTCGCGCGTGGCGTAGGTGTCGTAGAATTTGAAAGGGTTGATGAAGTCGACGGCGCAAGCGGCTCGGTACTGCGCTATGCCGTCGTCGTTGACGTTCGTTGAGAATAGGAGTTGCAGCGCCTCGACGGGGTTAAATGCTACATCATTCAGGAATAGGATCTTGTCGAAATGTGCCTGCGTAGGCTCGTCCAGGGGCTGGAGAGCACGGTTGCGTGTCTCGGCTAGGTACGAAATCCGTTTAACTCGCTCTTTGCCTCCTGGGACGATTATTTTTGGGAGCTCTTCCAGGCCTAGATGATGCTCGTATATGATGGAGTTGTTGCATGGCACCCGTGGCTTCAGATCAGCTAGGGATTGCTTGCCCTCGGCTCCGCTGTCGTTCTCATATATGCTGAGAAAAGCATTGTCTTCCCCAAGTAGAtcgatgagctggagaaTGCTGGATCCCCAGTGGCCCCAGACCAATTCCCCACTCAGGTCATACAAACTAGCGGCAATAAAGACCTTTTCATTGCGAGGGTTCCCTCGGCCGGCTTGgtctgatgctgatgctaGACCACTAAGCGACGAGTAATGGGGTGGAGGACTTGTGTATGAGGGGAAAAAGGTGGCTGTGAAGACCGTGAGGATCAGAATAGCCGACAGGACGACGAGCCCATAGTATGGCAACCGAAAGAGAATGCGTCGAAACCTGCGAGGCTGGACCAAGGTCGGTATTAACGGTCTATAGTTGCCATGATAATCGCCACCTGGCGAGAAGAGATATCGAACGGAATATATGCGCTGTAAGACTCGTTCAAGCAGAGACCGCTCTTTCCTTTGGGCCTCGACCTCATACAAGTCGTAGGCCTCTTGGCAGTCTTCCACCGAAAGCCGCTGAGCAGGACTGTCGTGCCTGGAAAGGAGATGGCCCGACATGAAATATCAATATAGAGCCTGCCAGCATCTGCAATAATTCTGACACCGGACGTTGTTGAAGCCTGGGGGGGGCGCCGCGCATCCTTATGGAGACTGGCAGAAGGGGCCAAAACTAAAATCAGGGACCTCTGAACGGTTTCAACCAGTTGAAGTTAGTTATGTGGGGTTTTGGATGCACATCTTGTCTGGGCCTGAACGCTGGGTGGCAGTGAAGCCTGAGAGGCTCCGCCTAGTGGCGATCCATACTTACACTGGTGCATGTTGTTGAGACCTGTGAGGCTGTAAAGCTGTCGCCCGCTGGGTTGATTGTCCATTCACATTCACAAAGATTGCAGGATTCTGCTGTACTCACAATGCTAGAAGTGTTATGATGCAAGATAGAGTATACCTATCGAAGGGGACTATTGAAGACCTTCAGATGCAGGCAGGAGGAAGTTTGCTTCACTGACGACAGTCGGCGATCTTGGAGTTGCCCTCAATGACATGTGGTTCTGCCATCATACTCCGTAAGGTACGCGGCAGGAATCTTCTCCCGTGAGGTCGCCACTATTTCGCTCGgaccttcatcatccttAAAATAAAGGTTCAAATGACCCTTTAGCATCTGCATGTCCTCTTCCGGGATTCCATTTGCCCTAGGGTATCCCATAATGCCAAATAGTCCAGGCAGCGCGGGATCTTTGAAGCTGGTTAGTCTGCAGCCACCCGAGGGTTGAATCTGTACGGCGCATGAATATTGTCAGTTACACATTGACTGAGAGTTGtactttatattaagctCTACTCCGATAAGGTAGGCACGTGGTGGGCTGCGGCTTCCTGTTTCGGCTGGATTCGTCAGCTGCCACGTTCTCCACCTCCACTCTCTTCTCTTGTCTCTTTTATTTCTCCTTCACCCCGCATTACGTATTCCCGTCTATCAATACGTTGTCGgtcagcctcctcccaggGGCCAGTGGGGTTGCAGCATGACGATATTCGACAAAGCTGCCGATATCTCGGCGAGGCCGTGCCTGTGGGATCTAAACTGTTTGAGGTTTAGGTCCCGTTGCTCGACAATCGAGGCTGCGCTGATGAGTTGCTGACAGGGTGATGGGATCTGGATAAGCAGGCGCTCTGCCTCTTGCTTCCAAATTCTCCCTCAACTCATCAGATCTTCTTGCCCTCATCTCGAGCCCTCACCAATGGCGACCTTGCGCAAAGCCTGCCGCAATTGCACCGCCTCCAAGAGAAAATGTGTGGTCCAGTTGCCTAAATGCACTCGCTGTGCCCAGCGCGGGTTGGAGTGCCTGTATGATCTCGAGCCCTTGAGCGTGTCTTTCACTCAATCTGGCAAGCAACATAAACTCTCGTGGAGCCCATCGGCCATGGACACGCCCGCATATTGTGTGATTGGACGCGTTAGTGAGCTTTCCCACATTGATCCGGCGATCTGCCCTGTTGGGAGTCCGAATGCTTTGAAATTTGTGCGCCTGGGGTATCAGCCAGTTCTGGACCTTCTCAAGTCAGGAAACCCTGCAATATTCATACATCCAAAGCTGCAGATGCACCACAGCTGCAATCGTTTTGATGTCCTTGGAGACCTTGAAAACAGTGTGACTCGTGAGAGCTTCAAGTGCCTAATTGAGCTTGATGTCAGTGTAGTGCCCATAATGGAGGCCCTTACTgctcttcaatctcttcttATTCACGTTGCAACGTTTGTCTTAAACAAACAAGTCACGGGAAAGGATTTCCTTGACCTTATTTTGGCGTGGACAGAGTCATTGCTAGCATCTGCCCAGACTAAAATACCCCCCAACCAGTCACCATGGCAGGCATGGCTATTCGGGGAGAGCGTTCGGCGAACAATAATCATGTCCTACGCACTCGTCATGTCCATATCAAGTTTTGAATATGGATACTGCTCCCATTGGCTTTTCCTGGAATCTCTTCCATTCGATAAACGCGTCGGTCTGTGGATGGCAGGGTCACCACAGGCTTGGATTGCGGTAGCAGGAACTAGAACCGGccaggaagttggagaaCAGCTGATCTCGTTTCACGAATTTGGAGAAACTCTCGATGGGTCGGATGACGACTTCCACGGCGATAGTTTCCTCGCTTTGGTTGCACTCGGTCATAACGGGGCGCAACAGAGTGTACCAGGCACCCAGTGGGAACTAAACCAAGATGGGCTGCTCACTCGAACTGGACTACTATAACCGTTAAGTAGGTCTAGGAGAAGCTCTGCTATAAATTATGCCAGATTCCCAGCGCTGTTCTCATCTGCTATCCCCAGAATTCATCCAATCTTCCCCCAACAACGCCACAATGTCCTCAGAAAAGCCCAttctcgtcgtcttcggtgCCACAGGCAACCAAGGAGGGTCTGTCATATCGCACTTTCTATCGTTGCCCTCTTCTCCGTACACCCTTCGCGGCCTCACTCGTGACCCATCGTCGTCCAAATCTGTTGCTCTCGCAGCGCGCGGAGTGGAGATGGTAGCTGGAAATAACTACGATCCCGCCTCCCTTGACGCTGCCTTCAAAGGTGCATCTGCCATCTTCTGCGTTACCGATTTTTGGGCTGCTTTCTTCGATCCTTCGCAGCgcgagaaggctgctgcatCTGGTATATCTATTGGAGAGTATTGCAGGAATCTCGAGGAGCAGCAAAACCGAAATATCATCGACGCTGCTGCCAAAGTAAGCACGCTAGTGCGCTTTGTGTTTTCCAGCTTGCCGAACACGAACAAATTAAGCAGTGGGAAGTACAAAAACGTCTACCACTTTGATTCCAAAGCTCTTGCCGAAGAATATGGTCGTGCGACTCATCCAAGCCTTTGGGAGAAGACGACCGTGCTTTATGCCGGACTGTACCTGGAGAATTGGCTCGACACCTTGGGGGCTGGTGCTTTACTACCTCCAAAATGGAACAAGGAAGAGGACCAACTTGTATTGCCTTTGCTGGGTCCATTGAGCGATGCGCCGTTCCCCCTGTACTCCGCAGTGGACGATACCGGCGCCCTTGTACATGCCATACTTCGCACGGACCCGGGCCAGAAGGTCGTCGGTGTCAATGAATGGCTCAGTATCAAAGATATTGCCATAACTTTGGGTCAAGTGCTAGGAACTCGCGTTGAATTTGTCCAGGGTGATCCAGGCTTCGACCTGGGAGACCCAGATCTGACAAAGGAGATGGCGGAGATGATGGAATTTAGTGTTGTGTTCGGATATGATGGGGCAAGGGTTGATAAGACCATTGTGAAACCTGGCGAATTAGGAGTGCCAGTGCATCTTCAGTCTGTCAAAGAGTGGTGTGCAAAGCAGGATTGGAAGAGTGTGCTACAGGTTGGTGGAAATTGATGCTCTACCCTGTAGCTTCATACCAAGTTGAATAAGGGATTTAGACCTTGctctatatatacatctaattaataatcaATACTCTACTCCAGCCATCCATATTATATACCATTTTCTGAATTGTCCTTGAACAGAGCACACTATGCATAGCCTAATATACTCCCATAGCAGCCCTATCAGGATACAGGTCACGTGCCGATAACGTTATCACGACAGGCCTTTCCCTCCGCAATCTCTCACCAACCCAACCTCAAACCACACCTCTCGACACTCACATCCGGAAAGACAAAAAACCAACAACCCATAATCCATCAGCCGAGAAAGCAAATTCACCAAAATGGCCGACAAACTCCGCACCCTCCAAAACCTCGAAGCAATGCAAGCCCGGTACGTGGGCACAGGGCACGCCGACACAACCAAGCACGAGTTCCTGTCCAACATCGCGCGCGACAGCTACGCCAGCTACGTCGGCCATGCGCCACTGCTGGGGTACATGGCTGTGGGGATGGGCGAAAGCAGGGAGAAGGTGCGCGCGGCTatgattgagaagatggttAGGGGGGTTGGGGCGCCGCCGGAGGTGAgttaagaattattttttaaaggGAGAATTGGAAGAGGACTAAtcggcttttttttttttttttagacGCAGGAGTAAGGTTTATTAAGTGCTTGTTTGAGATATCGGCGTCTAGGATGATCGAGATggatgcgatgcgatgcgatgcgaaGAAATACAGAGACGGGACCAGACCGGGCGAGACGATACGACGCTTCGCCCACTGAGAGATTTATGGATTGAGTCAACGGAGAATCTTTCGATCTGGTCTAAAATGGCCTGGATATAGCGACACCCTGGTTACGATGCGCGGTCGGATCAAAAGGGCGAGGAGACGCACTCCAGAACATACGTGGGTATCCGCTGGGAATTGGACCGGCACGATCGCACAAATGAGAGGATAAATGGGATGCAGCTAGTACTTTTTTTACGGCGTCTATGGTGGAGTTTCGGACATCAATGATTTACACCTTTTAAGAGACTGTTTTCAACCTcatatcttattatatattgtATAGTATGCCCGTCGAATGCTACATTCCAGATCATTTTTTACCCAAAATCCAGACCCAAATCACTTCTCTCCCTCCACCCCAAGTTGGCCTGCAAGCTTGCTGTTCTCCTCCTGCAGTGATTTGATCAAACCGAGCCATTGCTTGCGCTCGCTCCGCAGCTTCTCACattccttcttcgtctgCTCGAGTTCCCTCCGGAGAGACTCGTTTTCGTCACGCGAGCGAGCTTTGTCTTgcttttctgcttccttctccgcttcCTTCTCGTGCTTCTCGGCGTCCTTGCGATGCCGGGCCTCGATCTTCGCAGCCTCCTTGAGCTGTTGCCGTTCGATCTTGGACAGTTTTTGGACGAGCTTTGATTCTTCGCGGAAGAGCCCCGACGCTACCTTTTGCATTTTGGGGCTGTCCGCTGCAGGTGCAGGAGCCTCGCCGCGGCTGCGGAGATTACTGCTGCTTGACGTGCGGTCGTCGGATCCTAGACTTTTGGCCCTTGTACTGCTGCTTGGGCTTCCGGGGCGTTGCTCGTGCTGGTGTCCGCTGTCGGCTGATGCGCGGGCTAAGGCCGTCtccttcttggtctcctcCTTGTCTTTGTCATCGGGTGCTCTCAGGCCGAGAGACTCGATGTCTGAGCGCACGAGGTCTAGCTGGGCTTCGACGCTGCGTTTCTCTTGCGCGAGTTTGGCGAGTTGGCGCTCATGCGAGGAAAGTTTGCTTTTACCTGTCTTTTGGAGGAGCTCCGCCGCTGTGATGTCTAGGTTGACGTCGCCAGCGGCGGGGGTTTTTGGTTCTGTAGGCGTTTCGGATTTGAGAGATGTCTGCGATTGTGTCTCGTCGGCATCAGCGTCGACTGGACGCTTCGTTTGGTGGTGCTTTGCCGTATCTTCATCGGAGTCTTTGAATTCGCCTGGTATGTTATATGATGACTCGCGTGAGTGGTGTGGTATATAACCCAGAACTGCCTGCGGCGCATATCGCTCAATGCCAGCGTTGAGCAAGTTCCCGAAGCTCGCAATGAGCCCATGATGTTCTTCCTGCTCATACTCGCTGAGATCCGAGTCACCACTTTCCTCTGGCTCTGATTCTCCCTCAGCATTCGTCGACTCTTTGTTCTCTGACTTGACAGCACTTCGTAAgcgctccttctcctttgcGGCCTCTGGATCCTCACTCGCCCAGCCTACAAACTTGGCTGCGTCTGCACAGATACTCTTCGGCGTGCCCTTCTCAACCATCCATCGCGGAATCGTGCCACCAGGGTCACTCCTCGTCACCATAATCCACTCGACAGGATTAGACTCTCCATCTGCACCATTCGATGCCGAGCctgatccagatccagatccagacccCTCAGACCCATCTCTATCCACAACAATCTCCCTGATCATCTCAACAGACTCATACTGCCCCCGAATATACTCGCCCACAGGCGGCGCATCAGGATGCTCACAGGGCCTAGAGAgcatcatccagctcctcccttCCCGACCCcgcttcccctccttctcatGCTTCTTGAAATACTCATTCTCCCACGTAACAATCATCGCCACAAAGTCACGGCTCGTCGTCGGTTTCGGAAACGTTGCGCTCACATGGTAAATCGTGAACTTGCCCATGACATTCGCGTCTCCATCTCGTACAATaacctcctcaacaaccctctcCGCCCCAATCCCCCGAACCGCCTGGTCAGGCGGGAGACCCTTCTCAACCCGCTTCTGGTTCCGCCTCAACGTCTCCGCAATCTCCGTGGACAACTTCTCTTCCCAGATTTCATAGGGTAGCCCCTCGTGTATACTCCTCCGCCCAAACCAATGCCCCTGTCCATCCGAGCCATGCAGTTTATAAACCGGTATGCTGAGCGGGTTATCCTTCGAGTGGCTCGGTTTGATGATCGGCTTGGACCAGgcttgttggtgctggtgggcggcggctgcggctgcggatgAATCGGGCGTGTCGGAGTCTGGGTCGAGGAGGCGTGCCGGGGAGGGAGTTACTTTGAATTTATGCTTCGATTTagagctgctggaggaagaggagttTGTGCTTGCGGATTTCTCGGGAGGGGGTTCGGGGACGGAGTCGACTATCAGGCGGGCTTGGGAGCGCAGGGTTGTGAGGTAGTTGCGGAGAGAGGCTTGGTCGGTTGGGATTTCATCCCGGGGTGTTGAAGTTAGACATTGGAGAGCTTCTTGGAGGGCGGCCATTTAGGTACTCGGTAGGTGGTAGATGGATGATGAGGGGTTCGAGGCGGTTGCGCTCGGAGATGATGGATAGATAAGGAATTATAACGAGAGAATTAGCTTATATTTAGGATTCGGCGTGTTTCGTGCTAATTGAGAAATGATGACAGAAAGGGTATAATAATGAGTCGATAATAAAGATGAAACTGCGGACGAACAGTTCGTTCCATGTTGGAGCCTGGGGATCTTGCCAGGGAAATGTACCTGACGTCACCGATTCTCGGCCCTCCGTACGATCTACAACAGAGCTAAGGTGTACTTTGCGGAGAACTACAACAATTTCTACGGCAAATAATCAACTGTTTATCTGTTGTTCAATTAAGACTCCAAACTAAATAcaagctgaagctgcatACAAATTGATCAGAGAGCGGAAAGAATGTAGTGTTAGGCACAGCCCAGTCCTGCATCTGGTTCCCGCCACCCATACTCTCACCAgtgggagatggatggaCGGGCACGTCCAGGTAATATAATTCCAGCCTAGACAGTAGGAGATGAACCTACCAGGCAACAGGGGGCTGACCAGGTCAGAGGTCAGAGGCATATCAATCGGTGAGGGAAAGTAAACCGCAGTCACGGACTCGGATgctttcttcctcgctcACGGCCCGCCACAGGCAGACGAATGAGACCAACGATCGATACACCTCATCCCAGTTCAAACCAAGTAAGCCGCCGTGTTGTAACTCTGCGTCCATAACCCATCTCAGATGAGCATGTTTCGCAGCACCATGATTGCATCTGCTCCCAATCCGTCATGTCAGATTCCAGTCCGATAGCCTGTATCAGAGGAAGCAGATGTTCAGCAGGAAACAAAACGATTGGTTCTCAGAACCACTTTCATCGTCTCCAAGTTTCCTGCCAAGTCATGGAACGAAATGAAATCCAATGAGTGTGGTAAAACGTTTCTCATCCAGCCATATCCCTAGCCGCGAGGCTCACCAGTCTTCATGACATATAATGCGGGATCAAATGGTAACGAAAAAGACAGATAGCCGTcccgccgctgctgcttaATGCaaaagagagggaaataagaaaaaaaaaaagcaagcaCGCTCAAACAGGCTGAAATCACAATCAAACAACAAAACGAAAGACACGATATTATGTTCTGTGGTCATAATGCAAAGGCGAAGTGGAGTATCATCGGGTTGAAAATCAAATCATGGAGAACGCCGTCACTGATGCCGATTATTCTGTGGTCTGGTTTCCGAAGGGATCTGGTCCCTGTGGGTCTCGTGGGTATATAGTCTCGGACTCGGGTGGTAACGCTAATAACCGGTATTGGCTCTGTCGATAAGGACCCTGGGATCTAATCCAAAGACACGCGAAGTCAGGAAGACTGTCAACATCAAGTGTCTGAGGACTTGAATCCATTACATCGTTGTACCGTACGGTAGCGCAAACTCTTGGTAGCGATCGCCCCATCCAAAACCAGTCATGTTTGCCGCTGTGCTACAGGGCTGCACGAGCATACTTGGAAGTGGGAGCGCTGCAAGAGCAGCTGATGTTGCCGCTGCGCTATAGTACTGCAGGGTATTGTATGGCGAGGTGGTATATGCCTGGCTGTAGGCGGGTGTTGAGGCCATCTGTATTTCAGGCATACtacccagtccagcccacATACTTGGGTTTATATCCCCCGTCGTAACGGGCGCAGGACTGGATGGGAGCACCTTCCATGAGTCCATCGATACCGGTTGTTGCATCGGGTCGTGCCACCATGTCTCGGGTCCGGTCGAACTAGGGAGCAAAGGCGTAGAACGAAGAACATCAACGAtgcgaggaggcggcgggagTAGAGGAACAAACAGGGCAGAAATAGCACCTTTCGCATCCTCACTCCTACCACCAAGCAGCTCTCCcgcaccatcttcctccaggccTTCAAGAGCCTGGGCGCTGGTGCGGTAAACAAACTTGTTGGCTGCTTGGACAAATTCCTCCTGCAACTTCTTCAGCTGATTGTCCTTCTCAGCCCAGTCCCAAGTGTTGGCAGCGGTGTCAATCGAGTAGACATCCTTGTGGTATTCAACGAGCGACTCTATCGTCTCAGGTGTGAGCTTGAACGCGACCTCGTTCCGAGACACCATGTCAACATGGACCACGTATGCTTCGACGTGAATCATCTGGTAGTTGAATAGTGCCTCTACTAGAGGGTTCTCGTCCTTCCTCAGCTCCGCCTCGGGAGCCTTCGGGAACATCATCGAGCAGAGAGTCCAGATAGCGTTCGTTGAAGAAAGAGTTTCGGTTAGACATCTTGTATGCTGCGACACATTGTTCAAAGGTCGCTTGACACGGTTGACTCGTTTTAAGGTTGCGGTGAGCCAAGGTTCGATCCGAGAGTTCAACACCACGTTGGGCGACGACCGCGGCGCAAAGGCAGCGGCCGACGAGGGCAGTAAGACGGTTGGCATTATGATTCAGTGCGGCGTTAGATCAATGATAAGACGACCGCGAAGGAATGAAGAAAGTAGAAAAGTCGCAGTTTGTCAATTCAGAGTATAAAAAGGTTCATCAAGGCAGCAGTCGCCCACAGCGGTTTCTTGTCTTCCGGGGTATTTCCGTGTATAGTTGTAGAAAATCGCCACCAGCCACGAGGGGTGAGACGAGACCACGGGTCCGATAGAATAGTACTGAATCAAAGCACGGGCTATCTGGGGTCCGCAGAAGATCGTATCAGATAATGGGTGTGGGTGGTGGATGGAATTAGGATGTGGGCGAGCGTGCGCGACAGACGAAGGGCATAagaatagataaaaaaaaatggagaagaaagaacgAGAAGTataaaggaaagaaaaaggccaGAGGGCCgaaaaggagagaagaaaagaaaaggccgatgagatgaggaggagagaggaagaagaagagagaggagagaaagtcAAGAGAGTTGAGTAAGACGGGAGGGGCAACTGTACTCAAACAGGCAAACACTCTGCATTAATACACTCGCCTTCTGCAGACAATCCCTGCGCAGGAGCTTGCGACTCGAAATCCGGCAGGAAATAAGGGAATTAAAAACACAAAAATCTTGGATTACTCGTTGGGTCAAGAACCAGCTTCGACTGATCATTAATCTTGCAGGCAAtttcaacccaacccgccATACATCCATCCCCGTCCTTTTAACAGTCCCAGCGGCGACTACGCAACGACGGCTCTGCTCTATCCATTCCGGCGACTTTTTCTCTTGCAGGAGGTGGAAACCCGATCGTATGGAACAAATCAGTCGTTTTGGCCACAACCCGGATTCGCCGTGCGATCTCAGCTGCGCATGGCGGCATGGCCTCGCTGCCTCTCCAGTCTCCTCCTGGCTGAGCGTTAGCAGGATGCAGGTGTCCAGAATGGTCATCGCGGTGGAGACTAGTGTCTTCACTCTTTCGTCCTGCTAGGCTCCTTCCGTACA is a window of Aspergillus puulaauensis MK2 DNA, chromosome 4, nearly complete sequence DNA encoding:
- a CDS encoding glycosyltransferase family 69 protein (CAZy:GT69;~COG:S;~EggNog:ENOG410PKUE;~InterPro:IPR021047;~PFAM:PF11735;~TransMembrane:1 (i84-106o)), whose translation is MSGHLLSRHDSPAQRLSVEDCQEAYDLYEVEAQRKERSLLERVLQRIYSVRYLFSPGGDYHGNYRPLIPTLVQPRRFRRILFRLPYYGLVVLSAILILTVFTATFFPSYTSPPPHYSSLSGLASASDQAGRGNPRNEKVFIAASLYDLSGELVWGHWGSSILQLIDLLGEDNAFLSIYENDSGAEGKQSLADLKPRVPCNNSIIYEHHLGLEELPKIIVPGGKERVKRISYLAETRNRALQPLDEPTQAHFDKILFLNDVAFNPVEALQLLFSTNVNDDGIAQYRAACAVDFINPFKFYDTYATRDLEGYSMGLPFYPWFSNSGSAQSRKDVLSGKDAVPVRSCWGGMVAFDAQFFQHDKGRLAAEAAGGNLPARFRASQDVNMFWDASECCLIHADIQVPREHIGESGDNEVTETGIYMNPFVRVAYDERSLSWLWTTRRFEKLYSILHNIGNHLVGLPWFNPRRKEVPGQRVQDAAFINDEGGAGSFRSAERTTSHDGFCGRLGLQVVVPHREEGKGFESIPMPRS
- a CDS encoding Zn(II)2Cys6 transcription factor domain-containing protein (COG:S;~EggNog:ENOG410Q2GY;~InterPro:IPR036864,IPR001138;~PFAM:PF00172;~go_function: GO:0000981 - DNA-binding transcription factor activity, RNA polymerase II-specific [Evidence IEA];~go_function: GO:0008270 - zinc ion binding [Evidence IEA];~go_process: GO:0006355 - regulation of transcription, DNA-templated [Evidence IEA]) gives rise to the protein MATLRKACRNCTASKRKCVVQLPKCTRCAQRGLECLYDLEPLSVSFTQSGKQHKLSWSPSAMDTPAYCVIGRVSELSHIDPAICPVGSPNALKFVRLGYQPVLDLLKSGNPAIFIHPKLQMHHSCNRFDVLGDLENSVTRESFKCLIELDVSVVPIMEALTALQSLLIHVATFVLNKQVTGKDFLDLILAWTESLLASAQTKIPPNQSPWQAWLFGESVRRTIIMSYALVMSISSFEYGYCSHWLFLESLPFDKRVGLWMAGSPQAWIAVAGTRTGQEVGEQLISFHEFGETLDGSDDDFHGDSFLALVALGHNGAQQSVPGTQWELNQDGLLTRTGLL
- a CDS encoding NmrA/HSCARG family protein (COG:S;~EggNog:ENOG410PURC;~InterPro:IPR036291,IPR008030;~PFAM:PF13460,PF05368) yields the protein MSSEKPILVVFGATGNQGGSVISHFLSLPSSPYTLRGLTRDPSSSKSVALAARGVEMVAGNNYDPASLDAAFKGASAIFCVTDFWAAFFDPSQREKAAASGISIGEYCRNLEEQQNRNIIDAAAKVSTLVRFVFSSLPNTNKLSSGKYKNVYHFDSKALAEEYGRATHPSLWEKTTVLYAGLYLENWLDTLGAGALLPPKWNKEEDQLVLPLLGPLSDAPFPLYSAVDDTGALVHAILRTDPGQKVVGVNEWLSIKDIAITLGQVLGTRVEFVQGDPGFDLGDPDLTKEMAEMMEFSVVFGYDGARVDKTIVKPGELGVPVHLQSVKEWCAKQDWKSVLQVGGN
- a CDS encoding splicing factor 3B subunit 5 family protein (COG:A;~EggNog:ENOG410PR7A;~InterPro:IPR017089,IPR009846;~PFAM:PF07189;~go_process: GO:0000398 - mRNA splicing, via spliceosome [Evidence IEA]), translating into MADKLRTLQNLEAMQARYVGTGHADTTKHEFLSNIARDSYASYVGHAPLLGYMAVGMGESREKVRAAMIEKMVRGVGAPPETQE